One Tunturibacter gelidoferens genomic region harbors:
- a CDS encoding LysM peptidoglycan-binding domain-containing protein — MADLDALKQKYAGVIESLQKFAPYGATLDAVDLDGEQLHIKGTVPSRVILERVWDSIKKADPTYSDLHHEIANTGGDTQAYTVKSGDTLSAISLLFYANANKYPEIAKANNIADPNKVSVGTTLQLPVIT, encoded by the coding sequence ATGGCAGATCTCGACGCTCTAAAACAGAAGTACGCCGGTGTCATTGAATCCCTGCAAAAGTTCGCCCCCTACGGAGCCACCTTAGACGCGGTCGACCTTGACGGCGAGCAACTCCACATCAAGGGCACCGTTCCCTCCCGAGTCATCCTCGAGCGCGTCTGGGACAGCATCAAAAAAGCGGACCCCACCTACTCCGACCTGCACCACGAGATCGCCAACACTGGCGGCGACACGCAGGCCTACACCGTCAAATCCGGCGACACCCTCTCTGCCATCAGCCTGCTCTTCTACGCCAACGCCAACAAATATCCCGAAATCGCCAAGGCCAACAACATCGCCGACCCCAACAAAGTCTCGGTCGGTACCACCCTTCAACTCCCCGTCATCACCTAG
- a CDS encoding RidA family protein: MSDQAKTAVSTKEAPAAIGPYSQAVRVGDMLFASGQVGLDPATGQMVAGGITEQTVRVLENVKAVLAQAGLDLSHVVKTTVFLKTMSDFAAMNEVYAKYLAPEGVVPPARSTVAVAGLPKDALVEIEVIVKGAA; this comes from the coding sequence ATGAGCGATCAGGCGAAGACTGCAGTTTCTACGAAAGAGGCACCGGCGGCGATTGGGCCATACTCCCAGGCGGTGCGGGTGGGCGATATGTTGTTTGCGTCGGGACAGGTTGGACTGGATCCGGCTACCGGGCAGATGGTTGCCGGGGGGATTACGGAGCAGACGGTTCGGGTGCTGGAGAACGTGAAGGCCGTGTTGGCGCAGGCCGGGCTGGATCTGAGTCATGTGGTGAAGACGACCGTTTTCCTGAAGACGATGAGCGACTTTGCTGCGATGAATGAGGTCTACGCGAAGTACCTGGCGCCTGAGGGCGTGGTTCCGCCGGCGCGGTCGACGGTGGCGGTGGCTGGGCTGCCGAAGGATGCGCTGGTGGAGATTGAAGTGATCGTGAAGGGTGCCGCCTGA
- the rpmB gene encoding 50S ribosomal protein L28: MAQKCDLCGKGPQFGNNISHAHNTTRRRWNVNLQPVKAQVNGGSKRMRVCTSCIKTGKVVKG, from the coding sequence ATGGCACAAAAATGTGATCTTTGCGGCAAAGGCCCGCAGTTCGGCAACAACATCTCTCACGCCCACAACACCACCCGTCGTCGTTGGAACGTGAACCTCCAGCCCGTCAAAGCCCAGGTCAATGGCGGAAGCAAGCGCATGCGCGTCTGCACCAGCTGCATCAAGACCGGCAAAGTCGTCAAAGGCTAA
- a CDS encoding efflux RND transporter permease subunit, whose translation MSPSRPFILRPVATSLLMAAILLVGIVSYTQLPVSALPEVDYPTIQVLTFYPGASPQVIATTVTAPLERQFGQLQGLSQMTSSSSGGTSVVVLQFNLSLNIDIAEEEVQSAINASQSFLPANLPAPPIYSKTNPADAPVLTLAITSKTVPLSQVEDLVDTRLAPKISQVKDVGLVSISGGQKPAVRIQANPTALSSYGINLEDLRTAVTQSSVNAAKGNFDGPRQDYQIDANDQLVTSKDYRSVVVAYRNGAPVMLTDVAHILDGVENTTQAAWMNQTPAVIVNVQRQPGGNTIKVVESIKKLLPQLEANLPKGIEVTTLTDLTTPIQASVSDVEFELMLTIGLVVLVIFLFLRNLYATIIPSVAVPLSLIGTFAAMYALGYSLDNLSLMALTISTGFVVDDAIVMVENISRYLEEGDTPMEAALKGAEQIGFTILSLTVSLIAVLIPLLFMGDVVGRLFREFAVTLAVTIVVSAVVSLTLTPMMASRILKHNPEAQQGRFYRASEHVFERMIAFYGRTLKVVLRYQTITLLVALATLMLTIFLYIIIPKGFFPVQDTGVIQGITQAPQTIGSKAMAAKQQEVAKVILQDPAVESLSSFIGADGTNITTNSGRMSINLKPLEDRDLNASDVIRRLQSKLKDVQDIQIYMQPVQNITVDDRVSRTQYQYTLEDPDQNELNDWTARFVTRLKQLPELEDVATDQQLGGLAVSLVIDRATASRLGVAPTTIDNTLYDAFGQRQINTMYTQLNQYHVILEAEPQFQIDPNKLNHLYIRSGSASGTTGAAATSSSGNGSSSAGSNALTSSVLFTASANTLTPPINALTSSTVNSTSSKGATSAGTTSSAFNNAVPFSAFSHFETTTEALSITHQGQFPAITVSFNLAPNAALGGAISEITKVQKDMHMPASLQADFQGTAASFRNSLSGMPLLILAALVTVYIVLGVLYESFIHPVTILSTLPSAGVGAFLSLILFHQDLSVVAIIGLVLLIGIVKKNGIMMVDFALDAERHRGLSSTDAIYEACLLRFRPIMMTTMAALLGGLPLAFGHGIGSELRRPLGIAMVGGLLVSQVLTLYTTPVIYIFFDNLSHRFSRRSKKAEEGGGELEPAEQP comes from the coding sequence TTGAGTCCATCTCGTCCGTTTATTCTGCGACCGGTCGCAACCTCGTTGCTGATGGCCGCGATTCTGCTAGTCGGTATTGTGAGTTACACGCAGCTGCCGGTGTCGGCGCTGCCTGAGGTCGACTATCCGACGATTCAGGTGCTGACGTTCTATCCGGGCGCTAGTCCGCAGGTGATTGCGACGACGGTGACCGCGCCGCTCGAGCGCCAGTTCGGTCAGTTGCAAGGGTTGAGCCAGATGACCTCGAGCAGCTCGGGCGGGACTTCGGTTGTGGTGCTGCAGTTCAATCTCAGTTTGAATATCGATATCGCGGAAGAAGAGGTGCAGTCGGCGATCAATGCATCGCAGAGCTTTCTGCCGGCGAATCTGCCTGCGCCGCCGATCTACAGCAAGACGAATCCCGCGGATGCTCCGGTGCTGACGCTGGCGATTACTTCGAAGACGGTGCCGCTCTCTCAGGTGGAGGACCTGGTCGATACGCGTTTGGCGCCGAAGATCTCGCAGGTGAAAGACGTGGGATTGGTGAGCATCAGCGGCGGACAGAAGCCGGCGGTGCGGATACAGGCGAATCCTACAGCGCTCTCGTCGTATGGCATCAATCTTGAAGATCTGCGTACGGCGGTCACGCAGAGCAGCGTGAACGCCGCGAAGGGAAACTTCGACGGGCCGCGGCAGGACTATCAGATTGATGCGAACGATCAGCTTGTAACCAGCAAGGATTACAGAAGCGTGGTGGTTGCGTATCGCAACGGCGCGCCGGTGATGCTGACCGACGTCGCGCACATTCTTGATGGCGTCGAGAACACGACGCAGGCTGCGTGGATGAATCAGACGCCTGCTGTGATCGTTAATGTGCAACGCCAGCCGGGTGGAAACACGATCAAAGTAGTCGAGAGCATTAAGAAGTTGCTGCCTCAGCTTGAGGCCAATCTGCCGAAGGGCATCGAGGTGACGACGCTTACCGACCTGACGACGCCGATTCAGGCGTCTGTGAGCGATGTTGAGTTTGAATTGATGTTGACCATCGGGCTGGTTGTGCTGGTCATCTTCCTGTTCCTGCGAAACCTGTATGCAACGATCATTCCGAGTGTTGCGGTGCCGCTGTCGCTGATTGGAACCTTTGCGGCGATGTACGCGCTTGGCTACAGCCTGGATAACCTGTCGCTGATGGCGCTGACGATCTCGACTGGATTTGTTGTCGATGACGCGATCGTGATGGTGGAGAACATCTCACGCTATCTGGAAGAGGGCGATACGCCGATGGAGGCGGCGCTGAAGGGCGCAGAGCAGATCGGTTTTACGATTCTTTCGCTGACGGTCTCTTTGATCGCGGTACTGATTCCACTCTTGTTCATGGGAGATGTTGTCGGCCGTCTGTTCCGCGAGTTCGCGGTGACGCTGGCGGTTACGATCGTCGTGTCTGCGGTGGTTTCGCTGACGTTGACGCCGATGATGGCTTCGCGCATTTTGAAACACAATCCTGAAGCGCAGCAGGGACGTTTTTATAGAGCTTCAGAACATGTCTTCGAACGGATGATTGCGTTCTACGGGCGGACGTTGAAGGTTGTGCTTCGCTACCAGACGATTACGCTGCTGGTTGCTCTTGCGACACTGATGCTGACCATCTTTCTGTACATCATTATTCCCAAGGGATTTTTTCCTGTGCAGGATACGGGCGTGATTCAGGGAATCACACAGGCCCCGCAGACAATCGGGTCGAAGGCGATGGCGGCCAAGCAACAGGAGGTGGCGAAGGTGATCCTGCAGGATCCCGCCGTCGAGAGCCTGTCCTCTTTTATTGGCGCCGATGGAACGAATATCACTACGAACAGTGGCAGGATGTCGATCAACCTGAAGCCGCTTGAAGATCGTGACCTGAATGCGTCTGATGTGATTCGGCGGCTCCAGTCGAAGTTGAAGGATGTGCAGGATATCCAGATCTACATGCAGCCGGTGCAGAACATTACGGTCGATGATCGGGTGAGCCGCACACAGTACCAGTACACGCTGGAGGATCCGGATCAGAACGAGCTGAACGATTGGACGGCCCGATTTGTAACTCGCCTGAAGCAGCTGCCGGAGCTGGAAGATGTTGCAACGGACCAGCAGCTGGGCGGGTTGGCGGTGTCGCTGGTGATCGATCGGGCGACTGCGTCGCGGCTCGGTGTGGCGCCGACGACGATCGATAACACGCTTTACGATGCATTTGGCCAGCGGCAGATCAATACGATGTACACGCAGTTGAATCAGTATCACGTGATTCTCGAGGCGGAGCCTCAGTTTCAGATTGATCCGAACAAGTTGAATCATCTCTATATTCGGTCCGGGTCGGCGTCAGGTACCACGGGAGCGGCGGCAACTTCCTCCTCGGGCAATGGCTCTAGTTCGGCGGGATCGAATGCGCTGACCAGCTCGGTGTTGTTTACTGCTTCAGCGAATACGTTGACTCCCCCGATCAATGCACTGACTTCGAGCACTGTGAATTCAACCTCGAGCAAGGGGGCGACTTCGGCGGGGACGACAAGTTCCGCCTTCAATAATGCAGTTCCGTTCAGCGCGTTCTCGCACTTCGAGACGACGACTGAGGCGCTTTCGATTACTCACCAAGGCCAGTTCCCGGCGATTACGGTCTCTTTCAATCTTGCGCCGAATGCGGCGCTGGGAGGCGCGATCTCGGAGATCACGAAGGTGCAGAAGGATATGCACATGCCGGCGAGCCTGCAGGCCGATTTTCAAGGGACCGCGGCATCATTTCGGAACTCGCTCTCGGGAATGCCGCTGCTGATTCTTGCTGCCCTGGTGACGGTGTATATCGTTCTCGGCGTTCTGTACGAGAGCTTCATTCATCCGGTTACGATTCTTTCGACGCTGCCTTCGGCGGGTGTGGGCGCGTTTCTTTCTCTGATTCTTTTCCATCAGGATCTAAGTGTTGTGGCGATCATCGGTCTGGTTCTGCTGATCGGCATCGTTAAGAAGAACGGAATTATGATGGTCGATTTTGCGCTCGATGCAGAGCGCCATCGGGGGCTGAGCTCCACCGATGCGATCTATGAGGCGTGCCTGCTACGCTTCCGTCCGATCATGATGACAACGATGGCCGCGTTGCTGGGTGGTCTGCCGTTGGCGTTTGGTCATGGTATCGGCTCGGAGTTGCGCAGGCCGCTTGGAATCGCCATGGTGGGTGGTCTGCTGGTGAGCCAGGTGCTGACGCTTTATACGACGCCCGTTATCTACATCTTCTTCGACAATCTTTCGCATCGATTTTCGAGAAGGTCGAAGAAGGCGGAGGAGGGTGGAGGAGAATTAGAGCCGGCGGAGCAGCCATGA
- a CDS encoding bifunctional diguanylate cyclase/phosphodiesterase, producing the protein MGIGSLDETIEDRVSSLRRLTSVALVLVCLGYAALLLNIRSWDNGGVTILWPSNGLLLGVLLCSRRPQWTAYLAVGFAVDLGLNLALSFAPWTSVYLAGCNMLEVGIAAALMYRTISPNPDLTQRKQLLSLLLYGVVLAPAIASVLAQLSITNLHALPRFTAARHWFVADALGIAVMTPLYLSFREREQFPGRSRLEVAGLLTLLVVVAVGVFWQTRFPLLFLLLPVLLLLGARLRLAGSAVGLLIVSIIGGYLTIRGHGPIALVRSGSTMTGDLLLQFFVAVSMLVLYVVEVVIAERERLQVNLTASETLFRLLAEASNDVIVLSDLSGTRRYVSPAVTTVLGWGPEELIGNTHLQIVHPDDVDAVEALMSVCREGEPVETLSYRCARKDGSYVWMEASMRLYHDETTWEPIGFVNVVRDVSGRKAAEEELNRTFRLVENLAMADGLTGVANRRRFEEKMDEEWRRAMRDRSLLSVLMIDVDHFKPYNDLYGHVLGDNCLRQIAVAAQEVIHRSSDLFARYGGEEFVVVLPNTDSGGAQLVAEQIRRTVEMLGLPHSGNPCGVVTVSIGCATQTLGHDSVSTVVVDAADQALYQAKSAGRNRVEVAAGSTISS; encoded by the coding sequence ATGGGTATTGGTTCTCTCGATGAGACCATAGAGGATCGCGTATCTTCTCTCAGGCGACTGACTTCGGTCGCGCTGGTACTGGTGTGCCTGGGCTATGCCGCGCTGCTGCTGAATATTCGAAGCTGGGACAACGGCGGTGTCACGATCCTTTGGCCTTCGAACGGCCTTCTGCTGGGCGTCCTTTTATGTTCAAGGCGACCGCAGTGGACGGCGTACCTGGCTGTTGGCTTTGCTGTCGATCTTGGGCTCAACCTGGCGCTGTCGTTTGCGCCCTGGACCTCTGTCTACCTGGCCGGCTGCAACATGCTGGAGGTCGGCATAGCGGCGGCGCTGATGTATCGGACGATCTCGCCTAACCCCGATCTTACTCAGCGCAAGCAGTTGCTCAGCTTGCTGCTGTATGGCGTTGTGCTCGCGCCCGCAATCGCTTCCGTGCTGGCTCAGTTGAGCATCACGAATCTGCACGCACTGCCGAGATTTACCGCAGCCAGACACTGGTTTGTGGCGGATGCTCTGGGGATTGCGGTGATGACGCCGCTGTATCTGTCGTTCCGAGAGAGAGAGCAGTTTCCGGGTCGATCCAGGCTGGAAGTTGCAGGGCTGCTTACGCTGCTGGTCGTTGTCGCAGTCGGTGTCTTCTGGCAGACGCGTTTCCCTCTTCTGTTCCTCCTTCTGCCGGTGCTCCTGCTGCTTGGCGCTCGTCTGCGATTGGCAGGATCCGCGGTTGGGTTGTTGATTGTGTCGATCATCGGTGGGTACCTGACCATTCGCGGGCACGGTCCGATCGCGCTGGTGCGTTCGGGGTCGACGATGACCGGCGATCTGCTGCTGCAGTTCTTCGTTGCTGTTTCGATGCTGGTGCTTTATGTGGTTGAGGTTGTGATTGCAGAACGCGAGCGGCTGCAGGTGAACCTGACGGCTAGTGAGACGCTGTTTCGTCTTTTGGCTGAAGCTTCGAATGATGTGATCGTTCTCTCGGATCTCTCCGGCACGCGACGGTATGTTTCGCCGGCCGTGACCACCGTGCTGGGGTGGGGGCCAGAGGAGCTGATCGGCAATACTCACCTCCAGATCGTTCATCCTGACGATGTCGACGCGGTGGAAGCTTTGATGAGCGTATGTCGCGAGGGTGAGCCGGTTGAGACTTTGAGCTATCGGTGCGCCAGAAAGGATGGAAGTTACGTCTGGATGGAGGCGAGCATGCGGCTCTATCACGACGAGACGACGTGGGAGCCTATCGGTTTCGTCAATGTGGTGCGGGACGTGTCCGGTCGAAAGGCCGCGGAAGAGGAGCTGAACCGCACCTTCCGGTTGGTGGAGAATCTTGCGATGGCGGATGGGCTCACTGGCGTAGCGAACCGGCGCCGGTTCGAGGAAAAGATGGACGAAGAGTGGCGCAGGGCGATGCGTGACCGATCGCTGCTCTCCGTGTTGATGATCGACGTCGATCACTTCAAACCGTACAACGATCTCTACGGCCATGTGCTGGGCGATAACTGCCTGCGCCAGATTGCAGTGGCCGCGCAGGAGGTGATTCACCGCTCCTCGGATCTGTTTGCCCGGTATGGGGGCGAGGAGTTCGTGGTCGTGCTGCCGAACACCGACAGCGGGGGCGCTCAGCTGGTCGCTGAACAGATTCGACGGACGGTCGAGATGCTTGGCCTGCCACACTCGGGCAATCCTTGCGGAGTGGTCACGGTGAGTATCGGCTGTGCAACCCAGACGCTGGGGCACGACTCTGTTTCGACCGTCGTGGTAGATGCCGCGGACCAGGCGCTCTATCAGGCTAAGTCTGCGGGCAGAAATCGGGTTGAGGTGGCGGCGGGTTCGACGATCTCGAGTTGA
- the msrB gene encoding peptide-methionine (R)-S-oxide reductase MsrB: MAETTKVEKVHKTEAEWRELLTPEQFHVMREGGTERPFTGALVNNHEDGVYHCGACNAPLFTSDKKFESGSGWPSFWNPVSPDAIVSIEDNSLGMRRVEVQCATCGAHLGHVFPDGPKPTGLRYCINSASLGFEKQ, translated from the coding sequence ATGGCCGAGACGACGAAGGTTGAGAAGGTGCACAAGACGGAGGCGGAGTGGCGCGAGCTGCTGACTCCGGAGCAGTTCCATGTGATGCGCGAGGGCGGCACGGAGCGTCCTTTTACTGGCGCGCTGGTGAATAACCATGAAGACGGGGTGTATCACTGCGGGGCTTGCAATGCGCCGCTGTTTACCTCGGATAAGAAGTTTGAGTCGGGGAGCGGATGGCCCAGCTTCTGGAATCCGGTTTCTCCGGATGCGATTGTTTCGATCGAAGACAATTCGCTTGGGATGAGGCGGGTCGAGGTGCAGTGCGCGACCTGCGGAGCTCACCTGGGACATGTGTTTCCGGATGGACCGAAGCCTACGGGGCTGCGGTATTGCATCAACAGCGCTTCGCTGGGATTTGAGAAGCAGTGA
- a CDS encoding efflux RND transporter periplasmic adaptor subunit: protein MLLIFAIGFYLVLRHHEDTSTAAPKRGAGGGAVALTTATAQKGNIGVYLDAIGTVTPVYTASITSQVTGPVVAVRFKEGQVVRKGDPLIEIDPRPFEATLLQAQGVLERDQALLAQATMDLNRYRDAWSRNAIPKQTLDDQEKIVLQDAGTVKNDEGTVKFDQIQVGYCHIRAPISGRVGLRLVDPGNVVQASGTTTLAVITQIQPITVIFTVPEDNLGQIQPRLRQQAKLPVDAYDRAALKQIGTGTLLTLDNQIDTTTGTVKARASFANKDSSLFPNEFVNARLLVNTLQEATLIPSSAIQHNGTASFVYVLQNDTAHMRPVKPGVIEGNTTQVTGINPGDVVANSSFDKLQDNAKVSVSNKPIPAAATAGSSAP from the coding sequence TTGCTACTGATATTTGCTATTGGTTTCTATCTGGTGCTGAGGCATCACGAGGATACGAGCACAGCTGCTCCGAAGCGGGGTGCTGGGGGCGGGGCGGTGGCGCTGACGACGGCTACCGCGCAGAAAGGCAATATCGGCGTGTATCTGGATGCGATCGGGACGGTGACACCGGTTTATACGGCTTCGATTACGAGTCAGGTGACTGGGCCGGTGGTGGCGGTGCGCTTCAAGGAGGGGCAGGTCGTTCGAAAGGGCGATCCGCTGATCGAGATCGATCCGCGACCGTTTGAGGCTACGCTGCTGCAGGCTCAAGGAGTGCTGGAACGCGATCAGGCGCTTTTGGCGCAGGCGACGATGGATCTCAACCGCTATCGTGACGCGTGGTCGAGGAATGCAATTCCGAAGCAGACGCTGGATGATCAGGAAAAGATCGTGCTGCAGGACGCGGGCACGGTGAAGAATGACGAAGGGACGGTGAAGTTCGACCAGATCCAGGTGGGATACTGCCACATCCGCGCACCTATCTCGGGAAGGGTTGGGTTGCGGCTGGTCGATCCGGGGAACGTGGTGCAGGCCTCGGGGACGACGACGCTGGCGGTGATTACGCAGATCCAGCCGATCACGGTGATCTTTACGGTGCCCGAGGATAACCTGGGGCAGATTCAACCGAGACTACGTCAACAGGCGAAGCTGCCTGTCGATGCATATGATCGTGCGGCGTTGAAACAGATCGGCACCGGGACGTTGTTGACGCTGGATAACCAGATCGATACGACGACAGGGACAGTGAAGGCGAGGGCGTCGTTTGCGAACAAGGACTCGTCGCTGTTTCCGAATGAGTTTGTGAATGCGCGGCTGCTGGTGAATACACTGCAGGAAGCGACGCTGATTCCTTCGTCTGCGATTCAGCATAACGGGACGGCGTCGTTTGTTTATGTTCTGCAGAACGATACGGCGCATATGCGGCCGGTGAAGCCGGGGGTGATCGAAGGAAATACCACCCAGGTGACCGGGATCAATCCCGGGGATGTGGTGGCGAATAGCAGCTTCGACAAGTTGCAGGACAATGCGAAGGTTAGTGTGTCGAATAAGCCGATTCCTGCCGCAGCAACGGCTGGGAGTAGCGCTCCTTGA
- a CDS encoding YidB family protein, with protein sequence MGIMDMIQSLAGQTGAAAGTDQAKVAGGFIEALTQHPEGIQGVLDAFKNNGMAEHVNNWGAGQAATATPEQVQQGLGGTGLIEKTAEKAGVSPQVVQVALATVLPMVIQHFAPNGQATPTSSMGSMAQTLLSKFV encoded by the coding sequence ATGGGAATTATGGACATGATTCAATCGCTCGCCGGTCAGACCGGAGCCGCAGCTGGCACCGATCAGGCCAAAGTTGCCGGGGGCTTCATCGAAGCTCTCACCCAGCATCCCGAAGGTATTCAGGGCGTTCTCGACGCCTTCAAAAATAACGGAATGGCCGAGCACGTCAACAACTGGGGAGCCGGTCAAGCCGCCACAGCCACACCCGAGCAGGTTCAGCAGGGACTCGGCGGAACCGGCCTCATCGAAAAAACCGCAGAAAAGGCAGGCGTCTCGCCTCAGGTCGTTCAGGTAGCCCTCGCCACCGTACTTCCCATGGTCATCCAGCACTTCGCCCCCAACGGGCAAGCCACCCCGACCAGCTCCATGGGCAGCATGGCGCAGACTCTCCTTAGCAAATTCGTCTAA